One window of Candidatus Nanosynbacter sp. HMT-352 genomic DNA carries:
- a CDS encoding DHH family phosphoesterase — MLDTAKQFIQSANNIVIIQAENPDGDSLGSSLALEEVLSDLGKTVTLYCPVDIPKYLHYIRGWDRVQNDFPFQADAAIIVDTSADVLLSKVLETPGARHFLETHPTLVIDHHTAESTLSFDHIMLSETVVATGELLYKLFKHSDWKINPQAAEDLLIAIMSDSLGLTTPNTTAQTFHTAGELTELGASNAEIEERRREFMKKSPEILAYKGKLIERIEYLLDGQLALVHVPFEEIQAYSDAYNPGALIGDELRLVEGVALSCVIKTYPDGKLTARLRGNLPIADTVAGYFGGGGHPYAAGFRVYEDYDEIVRELVTATNQALQTEY; from the coding sequence ATGCTAGATACAGCTAAACAATTCATTCAATCCGCAAACAATATAGTTATTATTCAAGCCGAAAATCCCGACGGCGATAGCCTGGGTTCAAGTTTGGCGCTGGAAGAAGTCTTAAGCGACCTAGGGAAGACTGTTACTTTATATTGTCCAGTAGACATACCGAAATATCTTCATTATATTCGCGGTTGGGATCGAGTGCAGAACGACTTTCCGTTTCAAGCTGACGCCGCGATAATTGTCGATACAAGCGCGGACGTGCTTCTCAGTAAGGTATTAGAAACTCCTGGGGCGCGCCATTTTCTGGAAACGCACCCGACTCTGGTTATCGATCATCATACAGCCGAATCGACGCTCAGCTTTGATCATATTATGTTATCAGAAACCGTCGTGGCGACCGGGGAATTACTGTATAAACTATTCAAGCATTCCGACTGGAAGATAAATCCTCAGGCGGCCGAAGATTTGTTGATAGCTATTATGAGCGATAGTCTGGGACTTACTACGCCAAACACTACGGCTCAGACTTTTCATACGGCGGGAGAACTTACAGAACTGGGCGCTTCCAACGCGGAAATTGAAGAGCGACGACGCGAATTTATGAAGAAATCGCCAGAAATTTTGGCGTACAAGGGAAAATTGATCGAGCGAATCGAATATTTACTGGATGGACAATTGGCGTTAGTGCATGTGCCATTTGAGGAAATCCAAGCCTATAGCGATGCCTACAACCCTGGAGCGTTGATTGGCGACGAACTGCGGTTGGTTGAAGGCGTGGCGCTTAGTTGCGTTATTAAAACTTACCCTGACGGCAAATTGACTGCGCGCCTACGAGGTAATTTGCCAATCGCCGACACCGTGGCTGGATACTTCGGTGGCGGCGGTCATCCGTATGCGGCCGGCTTCCGCGTATATGAAGATTATGACGAAATCGTAAGGGAATTAGTTACAGCAACAAATCAAGCTCTACAAACAGAATATTGA
- a CDS encoding PKD domain-containing protein, which yields MNKFKKIGIAISLGFAMLGGIWLASPSQAAGCNSFNVVYCGTHSMSELQTAYSRTEIKELYKEWYVTETMVQGGSNMREGVVDANGNITVDGRVVATNAITVQSKAGTRQPQPQRSYKTSNGYTYYQYTTGQSFVDGPKSYNIYAWFDNNGSFITGVIKDCGNPVWGNPTTPPAKPALTCDALQVTEISRNTFKFSVKATAKDGASITSYTYNFGDNNIKTTNSSEIQYTYAKEGNYTVTITVNGKETGEVKRQNPNCQKTVTVKPEPKIVVCELKTNKYPVEIKESEFDKSKYSKNPNDCKEAPAKIKICVIEKKEIREIKKEEYNESKYTTDLSKCQETPTPNTPSTPTPSPELPKTGASDAIMSALGLGGLTTATIAYIASRRQM from the coding sequence ATGAACAAATTTAAGAAAATCGGCATTGCTATCTCTTTGGGATTTGCTATGCTCGGTGGAATCTGGTTGGCATCACCTTCACAGGCTGCCGGCTGTAACAGCTTTAACGTTGTATACTGTGGTACACATTCTATGTCAGAATTGCAAACAGCATACAGTCGTACAGAAATTAAAGAACTATACAAAGAGTGGTACGTTACTGAGACTATGGTTCAAGGTGGCTCAAACATGCGTGAAGGTGTAGTTGACGCAAATGGTAACATTACTGTTGACGGTCGTGTTGTAGCTACAAACGCTATAACCGTACAGTCTAAAGCTGGTACTCGTCAGCCTCAGCCACAACGTAGCTACAAGACCTCAAACGGATATACTTACTACCAATACACAACTGGTCAGAGCTTCGTTGACGGACCTAAGAGCTACAATATTTACGCATGGTTTGACAATAACGGCTCATTTATCACTGGTGTGATTAAAGACTGTGGTAACCCAGTTTGGGGTAACCCAACAACACCTCCAGCAAAGCCTGCTCTAACATGTGACGCTTTGCAAGTAACTGAAATTTCTCGAAACACCTTCAAATTCAGTGTTAAGGCAACCGCTAAGGATGGCGCATCTATCACCAGCTACACATACAACTTCGGTGATAACAACATCAAGACAACTAACTCATCAGAAATTCAATACACTTACGCAAAAGAAGGCAACTACACAGTTACTATTACTGTAAACGGTAAAGAAACTGGTGAAGTTAAGAGGCAAAACCCTAACTGTCAAAAAACTGTTACGGTTAAGCCGGAGCCAAAGATTGTTGTTTGTGAACTTAAGACTAATAAGTATCCAGTAGAGATTAAGGAATCAGAGTTCGACAAGAGCAAGTATTCAAAGAATCCAAACGACTGCAAGGAAGCTCCTGCTAAGATTAAAATCTGTGTAATCGAGAAAAAAGAGATTCGTGAAATCAAGAAGGAAGAGTACAACGAGTCAAAGTATACAACTGACTTGAGCAAGTGTCAGGAAACCCCTACACCAAACACTCCTTCAACACCAACACCTAGCCCAGAATTGCCAAAGACTGGTGCAAGTGACGCGATCATGTCAGCACTAGGTCTAGGTGGACTAACTACAGCTACTATCGCTTACATCGCTAGCCGCCGCCAAATGTAA
- the recR gene encoding recombination mediator RecR produces the protein MSIDILPKALTALIDDFGNLPGVGPRTAERYAYAVLRRNPKSAKQLAHSLDQLHDRVKTCPKTFALIDSDDDVSPLYADSNRNKKVVCVVEEPLDIVAIERTGQFLGTYHVLGGVISPIDNIGPEQLHIPELIERIKTDDVQEIIIATNASVEGESTALFLQRYIQEAGLNTTITRLARGIPVGVDLEYADQITLTHALEGRKQL, from the coding sequence ATGTCAATCGACATTTTACCAAAAGCACTAACTGCTTTAATTGATGATTTTGGTAATCTACCTGGAGTTGGACCGCGTACGGCTGAAAGATATGCCTACGCGGTTTTACGCCGTAATCCCAAATCCGCAAAGCAATTAGCGCATTCATTAGACCAATTGCACGACCGCGTAAAAACCTGCCCGAAGACATTTGCGTTAATCGACTCAGATGACGATGTGTCGCCTTTATACGCAGATTCGAACAGGAATAAAAAAGTCGTTTGTGTAGTCGAGGAGCCGCTAGACATTGTCGCTATAGAAAGAACAGGGCAGTTCCTGGGTACGTACCACGTGCTGGGCGGCGTTATTTCACCAATTGACAATATTGGACCAGAGCAATTACACATCCCAGAGCTGATCGAGCGCATAAAAACCGACGACGTTCAGGAGATTATCATCGCTACGAACGCTTCAGTAGAAGGCGAATCAACCGCGCTATTCTTACAGCGTTACATCCAAGAAGCTGGCTTGAATACGACCATCACACGCTTGGCTAGAGGTATTCCAGTCGGCGTTGACCTTGAGTACGCAGACCAAATTACACTAACTCACGCACTAGAAGGTCGAAAACAGTTATAG
- a CDS encoding YbaB/EbfC family nucleoid-associated protein codes for MAFDQVKMLQQLRKAQKQLGKEIIEVEAGDGAVIVQITGELKIKSVKIDPEMVDLENIEELEHWIEIAVRDGMTKAQEVAAETMKPLMGGLGNLPF; via the coding sequence ATGGCGTTTGATCAGGTAAAAATGCTGCAACAATTACGCAAAGCACAGAAACAATTAGGCAAAGAAATCATCGAAGTTGAGGCTGGCGATGGCGCTGTGATCGTACAAATCACTGGCGAATTAAAGATCAAGTCTGTAAAGATTGACCCAGAAATGGTCGACTTGGAGAATATCGAAGAGTTGGAGCACTGGATTGAAATCGCAGTTCGTGACGGCATGACAAAGGCACAGGAAGTCGCTGCTGAAACTATGAAGCCATTGATGGGCGGCTTGGGCAACTTGCCATTCTAA
- a CDS encoding ArnT family glycosyltransferase: protein MKKQKVTDIFLYRWRYVFGYTLLALLYIGAIIISALHVPGGLSQAEIDMVNTTNHLNFSVEGIAVTNLPFHLLQLLFFKLFGVGLLTIKAPAVILSIASSVAIFFLLKRWFKPSTTILSLLIMATTGQFLFIGQSATVGILYIFYTALTLLFATLILQKAQNASIWRISLAITTALSLFTPYFWYINLGLLIIALLHPHPRYFLISRKHRKSWIVPSAILFTIGCAIGFLCYKSHALFYNLIGINGLSFDIIANLRTLYYTYIRIFPSVVGNQITPIMDVNAMVLIGLGLFRSFQKISSARSFMIWSWLILALALLIFQPSLTPIIIIPLFILLAVGLESLMNMWYGLFPRNPYARGTGLVLISMLIIVMVVGGSFRYIDGYRYFPEAVSRFNKDLSLLRKNTAPTDSFSLLVSKEESPIYEALKKHNYHQISIIYTAPANVGQTLYVSHSVKSQIPQTYSGHLSSVIVNDHKDGDRFYIYTSDRK from the coding sequence ATGAAAAAGCAAAAAGTTACCGATATATTCCTTTACCGATGGCGCTACGTTTTCGGCTATACGCTGCTGGCGCTGCTATACATAGGAGCTATTATAATTTCCGCGTTGCACGTGCCGGGAGGTTTGTCGCAAGCAGAAATCGACATGGTCAATACGACAAATCACTTGAATTTTAGCGTCGAGGGAATCGCCGTCACAAATCTGCCATTTCACCTTCTTCAATTGCTATTCTTCAAACTGTTTGGCGTCGGTTTATTAACAATTAAAGCGCCCGCCGTAATCCTTTCAATCGCCAGCTCCGTCGCTATTTTCTTCCTCTTAAAGCGCTGGTTTAAGCCGTCCACAACAATTCTATCGCTATTAATCATGGCAACGACTGGTCAATTTTTATTCATCGGTCAAAGCGCAACTGTTGGCATTTTATATATTTTCTACACCGCGCTAACTTTACTTTTTGCCACATTGATTCTCCAAAAAGCCCAGAACGCTTCCATTTGGCGAATCAGCTTAGCAATCACCACGGCACTCAGTCTCTTCACTCCGTATTTTTGGTATATCAATCTGGGACTTCTGATCATCGCCCTCCTGCATCCGCACCCACGCTATTTCCTCATCTCCAGAAAACATCGTAAATCTTGGATTGTGCCGTCCGCTATTTTATTCACAATTGGTTGTGCGATTGGTTTTCTTTGCTATAAATCCCACGCGCTATTTTACAACCTCATCGGCATCAACGGCCTAAGTTTTGACATCATCGCAAACCTCAGGACTTTATATTACACATACATTCGCATTTTCCCATCAGTCGTAGGAAACCAAATCACGCCAATTATGGACGTCAACGCAATGGTGCTGATCGGACTAGGGCTATTCCGCAGCTTCCAAAAAATCTCCAGCGCCCGCTCGTTTATGATTTGGTCGTGGCTAATCTTAGCATTGGCGCTACTCATCTTCCAGCCAAGTCTCACCCCGATAATCATCATCCCGCTATTTATTCTCTTGGCGGTCGGATTGGAATCCCTAATGAATATGTGGTACGGCCTTTTCCCGCGCAATCCATACGCTCGCGGCACAGGACTGGTTCTTATATCAATGTTAATTATCGTTATGGTGGTGGGTGGTAGCTTCCGCTATATTGACGGTTATCGTTATTTCCCAGAAGCAGTTTCACGCTTTAATAAAGATTTATCTTTGCTCCGTAAAAATACCGCACCAACTGATTCATTCTCGTTATTGGTCAGTAAAGAAGAATCACCGATTTACGAAGCGCTTAAAAAACACAACTATCACCAGATATCAATTATCTACACAGCGCCAGCGAATGTCGGACAGACTTTATATGTTAGCCACAGCGTAAAGTCTCAAATTCCGCAGACTTACTCTGGGCACTTGTCGTCAGTAATTGTCAATGACCATAAAGACGGCGATCGCTTCTATATCTACACATCCGACCGCAAATAG
- the dnaB gene encoding replicative DNA helicase: MADKSEEVKGKIPPQNLDAEKSLLGAVLIDEEVLADAAEITHPSDFYDKNHGLIFAGMMRLFEKHKPVDLLTLTDELKRKDELELVGGSAYLTELTNYVPTAAHASAYAEMIAQAAVRRRLIKASGDISELGYDESTTTQELLEKAEAELFSVSDQSTKQDLVSLESILTDSFDRIEELSKNKGSLRGVRTGYRDLDNMTAGLQKSDLIILAARPAMGKTTLVTNLAYNVATIEKNPVLFFSLEMSKEQLVDRMLADASGVDSWNIRTGNLSDEDFAKLSEAMGEMAEAPIYIDDTPGLSVLEMRTKARRIAHENQLGLIIVDYLQLMQANGNHNGNRVQEVSEISRGLKLIARELNVPLIALSQLSRSVESRTPPIPQLADLRESGSIEQDADIVSFIYRPGYYEPDNPEVQNITDLIIAKHRNGPVGKVQLYFHPERLRFMSLDRKHE, translated from the coding sequence ATGGCAGATAAAAGTGAAGAAGTAAAAGGGAAGATACCGCCACAAAATTTGGACGCGGAAAAGAGTTTGCTTGGGGCGGTTTTAATTGACGAGGAAGTTTTGGCGGACGCCGCAGAGATTACTCACCCTAGCGATTTTTACGACAAGAATCACGGATTGATTTTTGCCGGAATGATGCGGCTATTTGAAAAACATAAGCCTGTCGATCTATTGACCTTAACTGACGAATTGAAGCGAAAGGACGAGCTGGAATTAGTTGGCGGCTCGGCATACCTGACAGAGCTAACAAACTACGTCCCAACGGCAGCGCACGCATCGGCTTACGCGGAAATGATTGCGCAGGCAGCGGTTCGCAGGCGTCTGATAAAAGCGAGTGGCGATATTTCAGAACTTGGCTATGACGAATCGACGACCACACAGGAATTATTAGAGAAGGCCGAAGCTGAACTTTTCAGCGTATCAGACCAATCAACCAAGCAAGATTTGGTCAGTCTGGAAAGCATTCTGACGGATAGCTTTGATCGAATTGAAGAGCTCAGTAAAAATAAAGGCTCTCTCAGGGGAGTTCGTACTGGCTATCGTGATCTGGACAATATGACCGCTGGTTTGCAAAAATCAGACTTGATCATTCTGGCGGCGCGCCCAGCCATGGGTAAGACGACGCTAGTAACAAATTTGGCTTATAACGTGGCGACGATTGAGAAAAATCCTGTCCTATTTTTCAGCCTAGAGATGAGCAAGGAACAGCTGGTCGACCGTATGTTGGCGGATGCGTCGGGAGTTGATAGCTGGAATATTCGTACCGGAAACTTGAGCGATGAAGATTTTGCAAAATTGTCTGAGGCTATGGGAGAAATGGCTGAGGCGCCAATTTACATCGATGACACGCCGGGATTATCAGTTTTGGAAATGCGAACTAAAGCGCGCCGAATTGCTCATGAGAACCAATTGGGACTAATCATCGTCGACTATTTGCAGCTTATGCAGGCCAACGGAAACCACAACGGAAACCGCGTTCAGGAAGTTTCGGAAATTTCACGCGGACTGAAGCTTATTGCTCGCGAGCTGAATGTGCCGCTAATTGCCCTAAGTCAGCTGAGCCGTTCTGTCGAATCGCGCACGCCGCCAATTCCGCAACTAGCCGACCTGCGTGAATCCGGTTCCATTGAGCAGGACGCCGACATCGTGAGCTTTATTTATCGCCCTGGATATTACGAACCTGACAACCCGGAAGTCCAGAATATTACTGACCTCATTATAGCTAAGCACCGTAATGGTCCGGTCGGTAAAGTTCAATTGTACTTCCACCCAGAGCGCCTACGCTTTATGAGTCTGGATCGCAAGCATGAATAG
- the dnaX gene encoding DNA polymerase III subunit gamma/tau produces the protein MSQALYRKYRSRSLDEVLGQDHVTSILRRALEQRKIAHAYLLTGPRGVGKTSVARILAHEINHLPYDDDASNLDIIEIDAASNNGVDDIRALREKAQVAPVSAPKKVYIIDEVHMLSKSAFNALLKTLEEPPEHVVFILATTDADKLPATILSRVQQFFFRPIPTEIMTRQLMNIAKKEGFAIEEDAAKLIAERSRGGFRDGISTLDQLSILATPDQPLTANMVTEYLGLSDATMLGNLLDSYPSDDNEKVLNIFQELENSGANSVVVSHQLLSIARNRLRKNPNLVGLVQQLIEVDRHPHPDLKLLTIFMNSNSQPAEKPITTKKNTTQAASQKPAAKPTPIKPAEPAKPTEKPIKKEEKPAEPAKKPAAKPKKTDAPLELNWEKVIERAKEKSLGLASLLQKSQWSFDGEKLTIYAGSAFYKKKLDDAKNKPLISEIISEETAMDLEIDIIGEKKPPEDEKLAEIAELMGGGEEVKLEDI, from the coding sequence ATGAGTCAGGCGCTATATCGTAAATATCGCAGTCGCAGTTTGGATGAAGTTTTAGGTCAAGATCACGTGACTAGTATTTTACGTCGAGCGTTAGAGCAGAGAAAAATTGCTCATGCGTACTTATTGACTGGACCACGTGGCGTGGGAAAAACATCAGTGGCGCGAATTCTGGCGCACGAAATTAACCACTTGCCATATGATGACGACGCTTCAAACTTGGATATTATTGAAATTGACGCAGCCAGTAATAACGGCGTCGACGACATTCGAGCCTTAAGAGAAAAGGCCCAAGTCGCGCCTGTTTCTGCGCCGAAAAAAGTTTATATCATCGACGAAGTTCATATGCTGTCAAAATCAGCATTTAACGCGCTATTAAAAACCCTGGAAGAACCGCCAGAGCATGTGGTGTTTATCTTAGCTACAACCGACGCCGACAAACTTCCAGCTACCATTCTTAGCCGTGTTCAGCAATTTTTCTTCCGCCCAATTCCGACGGAAATTATGACGCGCCAGTTAATGAATATAGCGAAAAAAGAAGGATTTGCAATCGAAGAGGATGCTGCCAAGTTAATTGCTGAACGTTCCCGCGGCGGATTCCGTGACGGCATTAGCACGCTTGACCAATTGTCGATTTTAGCAACTCCAGACCAGCCGCTGACGGCGAATATGGTTACCGAATATTTGGGACTGAGCGACGCGACGATGCTCGGCAATTTGTTGGATTCATATCCATCCGACGATAACGAAAAAGTCTTAAACATCTTCCAGGAATTAGAAAATAGTGGCGCAAATTCAGTTGTTGTGTCGCATCAATTATTGTCGATTGCTCGCAATAGGTTACGAAAAAATCCAAACCTTGTTGGGCTAGTTCAGCAATTGATCGAGGTTGATCGGCACCCGCATCCAGACTTGAAACTATTGACGATATTTATGAATAGCAATTCTCAGCCGGCAGAAAAGCCAATCACGACAAAGAAAAATACAACTCAAGCTGCATCCCAAAAACCTGCCGCAAAACCAACACCAATTAAGCCCGCAGAGCCAGCAAAACCGACCGAAAAGCCGATTAAAAAAGAAGAAAAACCAGCCGAGCCAGCAAAAAAACCCGCCGCAAAACCAAAGAAAACCGACGCGCCACTAGAGCTAAATTGGGAAAAAGTCATTGAAAGAGCGAAGGAAAAATCCCTCGGACTGGCGTCATTATTACAGAAAAGCCAGTGGTCGTTTGACGGTGAAAAATTGACAATTTACGCAGGTTCCGCGTTTTATAAGAAAAAACTGGACGACGCAAAAAACAAACCATTGATCTCAGAAATTATCTCAGAAGAAACCGCGATGGATTTGGAAATTGATATAATTGGAGAGAAGAAACCGCCAGAGGACGAAAAATTGGCGGAAATTGCAGAATTAATGGGTGGCGGCGAAGAAGTTAAGCTGGAGGATATTTAA
- a CDS encoding DUF2690 domain-containing protein yields the protein MNSKKRLAAFIAIISLVFSAMTLATPPAAHAVGCYGDWCSGQDADATGCSADAVTTQVYNNKEFSLQIRWSPTCKTNWARIVMYSPGWIKCASNGYLKAVQDTGYTQQIFFDTTCAPVATVHYTPMIYSPAHKVRAVFVNQNNFTYSTPWS from the coding sequence ATGAACAGCAAGAAGCGATTGGCGGCATTTATTGCCATCATTTCTCTCGTGTTCTCAGCGATGACGCTAGCCACCCCACCCGCCGCTCATGCCGTCGGGTGCTACGGAGACTGGTGCTCGGGACAGGACGCAGACGCAACGGGCTGCAGCGCCGATGCCGTCACCACCCAAGTCTACAACAACAAGGAATTCTCCTTGCAGATTAGGTGGTCGCCAACCTGCAAGACAAACTGGGCTCGCATTGTCATGTATAGCCCAGGCTGGATCAAGTGCGCTAGTAACGGATATCTGAAAGCCGTCCAGGATACTGGATACACACAACAGATATTCTTCGATACAACATGCGCACCAGTCGCCACTGTACACTATACGCCGATGATCTACTCGCCGGCACATAAAGTGCGTGCAGTGTTCGTGAACCAGAACAACTTCACATATTCAACACCATGGTCGTGA
- a CDS encoding DUF2797 domain-containing protein, with translation MLPSEFLLSYASFNADNKPFIECQVGDKIERHELFEQDLSLKFDFSVKYCTGWVDFENRCSQICPDHATVDEKYENCLKCRDKTGFNPAFYNANSVSAQQEKINQNPHFVYLAYFAPNVIKVGISQEERGIRRLLEQGARLAVKLETFSSALIARQYEAKISKLDGITETLPVYKKLELIKQPFDRAVGERELRQKLLEIEQKIGVSFPKSELIPCEDYFQTTGVDLSRVVLMKDYSQLVGHVRSVIGSIVITDYDGQLLAYNIKKLIGYRAQKVDGVIDIEIPSTQLALF, from the coding sequence ATGCTACCGAGCGAATTTCTGCTCAGTTACGCCAGTTTTAACGCCGACAATAAGCCTTTTATTGAATGTCAAGTTGGTGATAAAATTGAGCGCCATGAATTGTTCGAACAAGATTTGTCTCTTAAGTTTGATTTTTCCGTTAAATATTGCACGGGTTGGGTGGATTTTGAGAATCGCTGTAGCCAAATCTGCCCAGACCACGCCACGGTTGATGAAAAATATGAAAATTGCCTAAAATGCCGCGACAAAACTGGCTTTAATCCAGCATTTTATAACGCCAATTCGGTTTCCGCCCAACAAGAAAAAATCAATCAAAATCCGCACTTTGTTTACTTGGCGTACTTCGCGCCGAACGTCATAAAAGTTGGAATCTCGCAAGAAGAGCGCGGAATTCGAAGATTATTAGAGCAAGGAGCGCGATTAGCCGTAAAATTAGAAACATTTTCTTCGGCATTGATCGCCAGACAATATGAGGCGAAAATTTCCAAGCTGGACGGAATAACTGAAACTCTGCCAGTTTACAAAAAGCTGGAATTGATAAAACAACCTTTTGACCGTGCAGTTGGCGAAAGGGAATTGCGACAAAAATTACTTGAAATTGAGCAAAAAATTGGTGTGTCGTTTCCGAAATCCGAGCTAATTCCTTGCGAAGATTATTTTCAAACCACTGGTGTTGATTTGTCACGTGTCGTTTTAATGAAGGATTATAGTCAACTAGTCGGACATGTACGTAGCGTCATCGGCTCAATTGTCATCACTGATTACGACGGTCAGCTGCTGGCTTACAACATCAAAAAGCTCATTGGCTATCGGGCGCAAAAAGTTGACGGCGTCATTGACATAGAAATACCCAGCACGCAGCTGGCGTTGTTTTAA
- the rplL gene encoding 50S ribosomal protein L7/L12 translates to MADIKKLAEELVKLTVLEVNELKNHLKEEYGIEPAAAAVAVAGPAAGGDAAAADEKTEFTVTLKDAGSQKVAVIKAVKEITGLGLGEAKAIVDGAPAPVKEKVSKDEAEAAKKTLEDAGATVELS, encoded by the coding sequence ATGGCTGATATTAAGAAATTGGCTGAAGAACTTGTAAAGTTGACAGTTCTAGAAGTTAACGAATTGAAAAATCATCTTAAAGAAGAATACGGCATCGAGCCAGCTGCTGCAGCTGTCGCTGTTGCTGGTCCAGCTGCTGGTGGTGACGCCGCTGCTGCTGACGAAAAAACTGAGTTCACAGTTACTTTGAAAGACGCTGGTTCTCAGAAGGTTGCAGTCATCAAGGCTGTTAAGGAAATCACTGGCCTAGGTCTAGGTGAAGCAAAAGCTATCGTTGACGGCGCTCCAGCACCAGTCAAGGAAAAAGTTTCTAAGGACGAAGCTGAAGCTGCAAAGAAAACTTTGGAAGACGCTGGCGCTACTGTCGAGCTTTCATAA
- the rplJ gene encoding 50S ribosomal protein L10, with product MAISRDKKQTLVAELTELLKDAKGTAFARYQTLTVADLQELRKAAREAGVTIKVVKNRLVRVALQEIDTYKETDTSLLVGQLVYAVSSEDEVMPAKVLDTFAKTHPALQLAGGFSGEGLAISEADVKALAGLPSKDQLVAQVVSQLLSPVHDTVNALGGNLHGLLDGIEAKAAA from the coding sequence ATGGCAATTTCACGCGATAAAAAACAAACTTTGGTTGCTGAACTGACAGAGCTATTAAAAGACGCTAAGGGTACGGCTTTTGCTCGATATCAAACCCTTACCGTTGCCGACCTACAAGAACTACGCAAGGCAGCTCGCGAAGCGGGCGTTACCATCAAGGTTGTTAAAAACCGACTGGTACGCGTAGCTCTTCAGGAAATCGACACTTACAAAGAAACCGACACCAGCTTATTGGTTGGTCAATTGGTTTACGCCGTAAGTAGCGAAGATGAAGTTATGCCAGCAAAGGTATTGGACACGTTTGCAAAAACACATCCAGCATTACAACTTGCAGGTGGCTTCTCAGGCGAAGGCTTGGCAATTAGCGAAGCTGACGTTAAAGCATTGGCGGGTCTACCAAGCAAAGACCAACTCGTTGCTCAAGTGGTATCACAATTGCTATCACCAGTACACGACACGGTCAACGCGCTTGGCGGCAATTTGCACGGACTTTTGGACGGCATCGAAGCCAAAGCTGCTGCTTAA